CGACACCGGCGGCACCATCGTCCAGGCCGCCGAGGCGCTGATGAGCGACGGCGCCGCGGGCGTCGTGATCGCGGCCACCCACCCGATCCTGTCGGGCCCCGCGGTCGATCGGCTCAAGAACAGCTCGGTCACCGAGATCGTGGTCACCAACACGCTGCCGATGTCCGACGCGCAGCGCTTCGACAAGCTGACCTGCCTGTCGATCGCCCCGTTGCTGTCGCGGGCGATCCGCGAGGTCTTCGAGGACGGCTCGGTCACCTCGATGTTCGAGGGTCACGCCTGAGCGGGCCTCAGCCGGCCGCTCGCACCAGCAGCGCGACGTCGTAGTCGTCGACCCGGTCGCGCCAGCCGCGCCGCAGCACCGTGTTGTCGGTGCCCGCCGACGCGGCGTCGAGCCGGTCGCGGAACTCCTGGAGCCGGGCCACGGCCATCGGGATCCGGGGTACGGCGAAGCCGATGTCGGCGGCGAAGCTCTGGCTGCGCTCGGCCACCCGCGGCGCGTCCTCGAGGTAGCGGTCGAGGTACGGCGCGCACAGGTCCTCCTGGCCCGGCGTCCACAGGCCGGCGACCAGCGCGTCGAAGTCGCGGTTGGAGGTCGTCGGGTCGATGATCTGGCGCCACGCGTCGGCCTTCGCGGCTGCGTCGGGTCGGCTGGCCAGCGCGGTGAGTGACGCCTGATGGCCGCTCGAGGAGCGGTCGGCCGCGGCCTCGGTCGCGACCAGGTCCGCACCGGCGGCACCCAGCACCACGAGGCGGCGCACGGCGACCCACCTGGTGTCGCGGTCGATCTCGAGCCCGGGCCGGGCCCGGCCGCTCTCGAGCCAGTCGCCGAGCAGGGTCACGTCGCGGGTGCTGGCCGCTAGGCCGCGCATCGCGGCCAGGGCGCGGTCGCCGTCACCGGCGTCGAGCGCGGTGGTGCACACCGACGCCACCGACGCCTGGGCGGCCGCCAGGGCCTCCGGCGAGGTCCACTGCGTCAGCACCATCCCGCGGACCCGGCGCAGCACCGAGTCGAAGACCACCGGGTCTCGCTCCCGGCCGAGGTGCGCCTCGACGACGCCCATGAACGCCGGTGCGGTCAGCCGGCCCGAGCGCACGCGGGTGAACGCGTTGGACCACGCGACCGCGCGCTGCAGCGGCTCGGAGAGCTCCGAGAGCCCGTCGACCAGGCCCTGCCAGGACGCGTCGTCGAGCAGCACGTCGGCGTAGGCCTCGTCCGCAGCGTTGGGCAGCACCGGCAGTCCCGCGAACGACGTCAGCGCGACCGGCTCCGAGCCGAGGTCGACCAGCGTCGTACCCGGTCCGGCGGAGCCGTCCAGGGCCGCCACGGTGAAGCGGTGCGGCCGCGACCCGTCGCGCTCGAGCACGGGGACCTCGCCGTCGCGGCTGACCCGGATCGTGTCGAAGCCGGTGGTCCGCAGGTAGGCCTCGGCCCAGCCGCGGACGTCGCGGTCGGTCACCGAGTCGAGCGCCTCGAGGAAGTCGGCGAGCTCGGCGTTGCCGAACCGGTGCCGGGTCAGGTAGACGTTGGTGCCCTCCACGAAGGTCTCCCAGCCCAGCCAGATCACCAGCTGGTGGAGCACCGAGGCGCCCTTGGCGTAGGTGATCATGTCGAAGTTCGTGAACGCGGTGTCCACGTCGACCAGGTGCTCGGCGTCCTCGGCGATCGGGTGCGTCGACCGGCGCGCGTCGGCGGCGTAGCCGGTGGGCTTGCGGTTGAGCGAGAAGTCCGGCCACGAGCCGGCGACCCCGGCCTCGTGCGCGACGTGGTAGCCCATGAAGTCGGCGAAGGACTCGTTGAGCCAGGTGTCCTGCCACCACTTCATGGTCACCAGGTCGCCGAACCACATGTGCGCCATCTCGTGCGCGATCACGGTGGCCCGGTCCACCACCTCGCCGGCGTCGGGCTGGTTGCGCGGGAGGTACTCGTCGCGGAAGGTCACGCAGCCCGCGGTCTCCATCGCGCCCCAGTTGTGGCCCGGGCCCATCACCTGGTCGTAGGAGTCGAACGGGTAGGGCTCGTCGAAGGTGCGCGTGTAGAAGTCGAAGCAGGCCTCGGTGACCTCCTTCATGTTCTCGAAGTCGCGGTCGAGCTCGGTGGCCAGCGACGCCCGCGCGTGCCAGCCGAAGGGCAGCCCGGCGTGCTCCCACGTGCGCGAGGCCCACGGTCCGGCGCACACCGTGAAGAGGTACGTCGAGATCGGCGG
This genomic window from Nocardioides cynanchi contains:
- the pepN gene encoding aminopeptidase N; this translates as MSLTYDEARARAARISRVAYAIDLDLTSRETFGCRTTVTFDLEDPRATTFLELADAQDLRLTVNDAAVPAPAYDGTRITLHDLKPVNEVVVEARIPYVNDGDGMHTVTDPADDATYVAAYAGMDLAHRVFACFDQPDLKAPISLTVTAPADWTVLGNGRLDSHEGAAWRFTTTPPISTYLFTVCAGPWASRTWEHAGLPFGWHARASLATELDRDFENMKEVTEACFDFYTRTFDEPYPFDSYDQVMGPGHNWGAMETAGCVTFRDEYLPRNQPDAGEVVDRATVIAHEMAHMWFGDLVTMKWWQDTWLNESFADFMGYHVAHEAGVAGSWPDFSLNRKPTGYAADARRSTHPIAEDAEHLVDVDTAFTNFDMITYAKGASVLHQLVIWLGWETFVEGTNVYLTRHRFGNAELADFLEALDSVTDRDVRGWAEAYLRTTGFDTIRVSRDGEVPVLERDGSRPHRFTVAALDGSAGPGTTLVDLGSEPVALTSFAGLPVLPNAADEAYADVLLDDASWQGLVDGLSELSEPLQRAVAWSNAFTRVRSGRLTAPAFMGVVEAHLGRERDPVVFDSVLRRVRGMVLTQWTSPEALAAAQASVASVCTTALDAGDGDRALAAMRGLAASTRDVTLLGDWLESGRARPGLEIDRDTRWVAVRRLVVLGAAGADLVATEAAADRSSSGHQASLTALASRPDAAAKADAWRQIIDPTTSNRDFDALVAGLWTPGQEDLCAPYLDRYLEDAPRVAERSQSFAADIGFAVPRIPMAVARLQEFRDRLDAASAGTDNTVLRRGWRDRVDDYDVALLVRAAG